TTTGCTCATCTCTTACCGAAAATTTACTGTTCAGGCGAATATTGCTTTCCACCATGCTGAGCCATGCTTCAGTGGCCTACTAGCTGCTCCATATGGGCCACAGCCTAATGTAAGATATTCATTcatttattttccatttttgtCTATGAGCCCATGTGGACGCGGACCTAAGTGTTCCGTGGTCTGTACCCAAACAAGCTCTATTTCTCTCAGTTTGTCTCCAGCCTTAACCGTAAAATAAAATGTTAAAATTCTTGTTTGACAGAGTTATGGCATCAGATTTATGTTTTATCTGGAGTATTCTGTTTATAACTGATGTATGAGATAATCACTTTATGCTTGCTCCTCCTTCTACCTTCAAAGTTTGGTACAATGCTGTGTCTTCTGATTATGCTGAGAATGGCCTAGGCTTTGTTATGTCATGGACTGAGATTTAGGGAAAAGCCTTTCTGGTATAGCATGatattcttattattatatatagttCCCTTTTCAATTGGAATAAATCATGTCCAGAGTTTTTGATAGACTTCCAAATAGATGTTGCTAGGAGTAAATGATGCAGTGGTTGAATCCTGTTTATGCCTTTACTGTGCTTCTTTAAGTTAATAATTGAATAGTCCATGGTCCATGCTCTTTTCTAGTTGTCCTGTTTATACATCCTTGGGAATCTTAGATAGTCATCCATGCTTAATTAATTTTACAATGTGTTGTGCTACAGATAATTTCCCAACCTCACAGATTCTTATAGTTCATAAAGTATGTTTTGTGAAGAATCTTTCTATTTAAAAATGATTATCAGCTCTACTCTTCTCGTTGTGGATCAGATTCTTATTCTTTCATtgcttttattatttataaaattacctTTTAAGGTGGAGCATGGAGAGCTTGTTTCTTATATTTGACCtaagattttttattattaaactTGAATAATTAGAGATGCATTCTTCACTAGACATCATAGTTATTCTTAAACTTTCCCAAAGGTGGTGGAAAAGGAAAGTGGGCTTTCTATGGCTACAATTCAAGCTTCTATTTTGGATTGACGAATTTGTtcctaaattaaattaattacctAAAGTTGtcacataaaatcatgaaaCTTCTAGTGAACTTACATGCTTGTAACATGAAAGATGAATTCTGTCCATAACTGAATTCTTAGATATATAAACTATGCTATCAAAATCTGTCCAGATTCACCATGCCCAGCTAATAGGAATGGCTCCTGTTCGAATTCCTCTGCCGCTTGATCTCAGTGAGGAACCCATATATGTGAATGCAAAGCAGTACCATGCTATTCTCAGGCGCAGACAGTATCGTGCAAAGCTCGAAGCACAGAACAAACTCGCCAAAAATCGGAAAGTAAGTACAAATTTTGCTTCTTCTCCCTTTTAAGATCAATTTTTTTCTGAACCATATTATGAATATTGTGTTCTGCAGCCATATCTTCACGAGTCACGCCATCTACATGCAATGAAAAGAGCTAGAGGTTCTGGCGGACGTTTCCTGAACACAAAAAAGCTCCAAGAGTCAAAGCTCACTTCAAAGAACCATGGCTTTGGTGCGTCCAATTGTACTCAGTTGAATCTGAGCGGAAACATGTCAGAATCTGAGGTCGGTCGAGTGGAAAACTACGGAGATGGTGTTTCCGCAACCACCTGTTCTGATGTTACAAGTGGATCTAACAGTGACTGCATCCTCAAGCAACAGGAATTAGAGTTCAGACTGTGTGGTTACCCTTCTCATATTGGAAGAAATATGCAGGGTTACGCGGCAAACatgggtagtggtggtggtgggaatcCACACCATCTATCAGTTCTTCTCTGAAAAAGTGGCACATTGTAGCTAGTTATTCCTCTGCATTCAGTTGGAGAAGGTAACTGCTTGTGTTCCATTGGGAAGTCATCCTTGGCTCATTTATATTATGTCTTACTAGTTTGTTTTCATGTTAATTGTTCAAGAACAAGGATAGGAACCTTTGCCAGATATTATGTTTTGTTAATTGTCCAAGAATAAGGATAGGGACCTTTGCTATATATTATGTATTATGTATTACTACTCTGAAAATGTTTGGTCAAAGAAGAACATTGCAAAAATTCCGTTCGGTCCTTGTCGTGTTTCCTTTGGTTTATATTGTACTTTAAATGGTCTTGGTAACGCCCTCACAAGCATTAGTGGGTAGTTCATAGTTGTTTTGAATAGTAGATAACTCCAGACATGAATGTTCATGTTTGAttacagtttttaaaaattattttcttttataaaaaaattgaaaaaacctgtttaaaataacttttttggTAGATAAAGAAAATATTTACACCCCCAGTGGGCCCTGTTTAAAATACCTAGGTTGTTAGAAGatattttttctgtttttaattacATGTCTTTTAATATTGGAAAACATCTCAGGACTTAaatttagtttcttttatttttaaccCAGGACTTCGAAATTTTAATCCATCAATTACCATTTAGGCTATTCATTGTTTTTGTGGTGAGTTTAGCTCAATGGACCAAATCAAATACTATCCACCGCACAATGGAAAACTACCAAAATGAATCAATGCCAGACATTTGAAACTGGTATAGCCTCCTGGAATTCCTCCTGAACATCCTCCTGTCCGGTTGTTAAATTTTTGAAACATGGCAAAACCATTAATTCCTCAATATATACCATAACCGGCATCCCTTAAATGCTTGAGCGTTACGACCAGATTTTCATCCGCTGCCAAAGCAGCTATCTCCGTCGCTGGAGCAACCATCACCGAATCCCCCACTACAATCACACCTTGATCCTTTCTGACTTCAAAATCCACCGGACAATATGGCGGCAACCGTTCAACAAATGGTTCGCAGTACCGTGATAGTATTGGGAATTCTTGCTGTTCTTTTCGGATTTATGGCTGACAACACGAAGCCTGTAGCCGGAACACCATTACTTGCGGGTGATGGAACTAGGACATGTAATTTCCCACATGATCCTACAACTGCATTGAGGTATCCTCTCACTGGTATTTCATATTGCATCCTCCGCGATTGGGCGCCTGTTTACCCATACAAAGGAAAGGTTGTCCCAAAAAGGGCTATGTTTAAGAACAGGCTTTTTACAGGATTCTTCAGCTTGGCCTTGTTTATCACTGGATCAGCTACAACAATGTTGTTATGGCCAACAATCCCCCAACAGGTTCACCTGACAAACAATGTATATCATGATTTCAGCCACGAATGCCCTCCAGTGAAAACTAGTGATGATCTTGGAGTTGGTGTCATCTTAATAATTGATTCCTTTTCTATCATGGTTGGCTTCCCTCGTGTGCGCTCTGGATGCTCGGGAGGATTATTTTAAAGAAGATTAACAATGGTGAATCTAGTACACCTGCTTCTGAGGCTAATGAGAGTATTGTTGCCAGTTTATCTTATATAGATTGAGAAGAAAAGGCTGCAAAAGCTCAAGCTCCTTTTCCAAAACATACTCAACATCCTTTATTTGTCTGCACGTCTCAATCTGCCACTGAAAGAAGAGGAAAATGCTGAAGAAGTTGCAGCACCCACGACTGAAGAACAAGTTTCAGAACCAGTTACTGCTAT
This portion of the Lotus japonicus ecotype B-129 chromosome 3, LjGifu_v1.2 genome encodes:
- the LOC130746492 gene encoding nuclear transcription factor Y subunit A-3-like isoform X1; its protein translation is MSTSYTMKMSSLPQQCHQTKPLSLKFQDQDSCSTQSTGQSYPKVGSAQSGQISVQYSNSSDCSTVSKTGEESVEGFIRSSAVTRDFTFPPSQLSYNQSLANIAFHHAEPCFSGLLAAPYGPQPNIHHAQLIGMAPVRIPLPLDLSEEPIYVNAKQYHAILRRRQYRAKLEAQNKLAKNRKPYLHESRHLHAMKRARGSGGRFLNTKKLQESKLTSKNHGFGASNCTQLNLSGNMSESEVGRVENYGDGVSATTCSDVTSGSNSDCILKQQELEFRLCGYPSHIGRNMQGYAANMGSGGGGNPHHLSVLL
- the LOC130746492 gene encoding nuclear transcription factor Y subunit A-3-like isoform X2; the protein is MKMSSLPQQCHQTKPLSLKFQDQDSCSTQSTGQSYPKVGSAQSGQISVQYSNSSDCSTVSKTGEESVEGFIRSSAVTRDFTFPPSQLSYNQSLANIAFHHAEPCFSGLLAAPYGPQPNIHHAQLIGMAPVRIPLPLDLSEEPIYVNAKQYHAILRRRQYRAKLEAQNKLAKNRKPYLHESRHLHAMKRARGSGGRFLNTKKLQESKLTSKNHGFGASNCTQLNLSGNMSESEVGRVENYGDGVSATTCSDVTSGSNSDCILKQQELEFRLCGYPSHIGRNMQGYAANMGSGGGGNPHHLSVLL